The Pedobacter frigiditerrae genomic sequence CCTTACTACCTGAAGCCTTTGAAAGCTATGATGATAGATGGTTCCCAGCACTTTTAAAAGTTTGTTTTATGGCAGAATTTATCAGGTTGTATTTAACAATCAGGGCACAGCTTAAGCTGAAGGACCAACAATAACATTTATCGCCTTCGGAATAATCTTCGCATCAACTTTATTTACCTTTCCTAAATATTCTCCATCTACCTGAAAATGTACCTTATGTTGCGTGGTAATTTTTAAACTTGAAGTTTGAAAACTTTCAATCTTTTTTGGGTCCCAAGGCAGTTTGCTTAACCAAATTTTAATGATTTCTAATACCGCATATTTTTTTACTATTATAACTTCAAAAAGTTCATCGTCCAGTTCTCCATCCGGATTTATTTCAAAGCCTGTCCCATATTTTTTTGCATTTGCAACAACAACCATGGCGGCTTTTTGCTTGATAGTTTTTTTGCTGATTTTAAATTCTACATCCATTTTACGGTGATACCAGAACGCATGCCAAGCAGCTTTTGCGTAGGTCCACATTCCTCGTGTTGGCAGTTCATCAAATTTTTTAACGATGTAGGCATTAAAGCCGATATCCGCCAAATGGATACACAGTTCACCATTAATTAACACAGCGTGGATTTGCTTTGGCTTGCCCTTAATTGCCAGTTCTAAAGCCTCATTTAGTTCCAAAGGGATGCCTAATTCTTTTGCCATTCCATTTGCAGAACCTGCAGGGATAATTCCTATGGGCGTTTTAGTTTCCAATAAACATTCGGCAACTAATTTTAAAGTTCCGTCTCCGCCAACAGCGATAACTCTCTCTGCTGCAGATTTTTCTATAGCCGATTTAATTTTGGTGAGCGAACAATTTTCGGGCAATTGATAGATTTCCAACTCCTCATCCCTTGATTTAAAAAATGCCTTAATTTCTTTTTTATAATCAATTTCTTTGTTACCCGAAGCTGGATTAACAATGAAGAGTATTTTATGAGTTTTAGATTTTGGAGGCGTTTTATTCGTCATATTTACCAAACAACTAATGCATAAACTCTGTTTTAATTATATCATGAACAACGCAACAAGTGTAAAGGTATATCATGGCTACGGCCACACGCATAACTTAGTTGTTTATGGTCACGTATTTAAATTCAAGGCAAAAACCATTCAGAATTTCAGCGATAATCTTTTCGTAAATATTGTTCACCTGTTTAAGCTTTTCATAGTAAAACCTGCGGCTTTTACTAACTTGAGATTGATATTCTACAATCAAATTGTACACCAAAAAAGTGAATATGACGGTTTCTTTAAATTTGAATGGAAGGCCGCAGAAAATGTTTCAGCCGGTTGGCACGATGTAAAAGTAGAAGCCTTAAATGACGCAGGTGAAGTGTCTGCCACTGGAGAAGGAAAAATATTTGTGCCACATATCACACAATATGCTTTCATTTCTGATATAGACGATACGATAATGGTTT encodes the following:
- a CDS encoding diacylglycerol kinase family lipid kinase yields the protein MTNKTPPKSKTHKILFIVNPASGNKEIDYKKEIKAFFKSRDEELEIYQLPENCSLTKIKSAIEKSAAERVIAVGGDGTLKLVAECLLETKTPIGIIPAGSANGMAKELGIPLELNEALELAIKGKPKQIHAVLINGELCIHLADIGFNAYIVKKFDELPTRGMWTYAKAAWHAFWYHRKMDVEFKISKKTIKQKAAMVVVANAKKYGTGFEINPDGELDDELFEVIIVKKYAVLEIIKIWLSKLPWDPKKIESFQTSSLKITTQHKVHFQVDGEYLGKVNKVDAKIIPKAINVIVGPSA